TGAGTTTCAAAATTATCAGGCTCTTCTTCCCAACCGTCCTTGTCCCAATGGCCTCTCTGCTTGGGAGCCCTGGGTCCCCCTGCAGCCTTAGCCATGATGATCTGGATCGtatatatattcacacacactaaagttAACTATCTGGAGCTACTAATTCAGACAAGAAGACCTAACATGCTGAATATAAGAACATTAATGTTAtatcaaaatgaaaatcaaaaaaagtcaaaaataaaactgaacataaacaatttataaaacagaaaacatccctGCCTTAACTCATGACTTATGAAGCCAGCTTCCTGATAACAGAAAACCTGACTTATGCCCAAAGAGAGCTGGCTAAACCATTTATTCGATGTACTGTGCTCAGATCTTTTGTTAAGAAtcataaataagtaaataagacacttgaatgtaaaaatagaaatctTACTGACACCAGCTTCATATCTGTATCTGATCCACACCACAGATAAACCCTCATGATATTTATTCAATTATTCAATTTAACAGTGATTGTACTGATTGTACCAAAAACTTCTGCCTATGTAGTCAGTGCACAATGAAAGTTATTTCtattaacattaacatgaaCACTGTAGTTTATACTCAGTCCCTcatacactgtcctgctgctgtaaacacactctcatacaaaaaataaatattaatccacagctacaaatagtccccaacaaatgtaCATTGTCTATTTCAGCAATATGCAATATGAAagaaaggttgtttttttttttttaactttgtggCTGCTTGTGATTATCTGTGTGTCTCATGTAAGTATTTTGTGGGTTTGTGTACACACCTGGTCAACTCTAAGTACTGTGATGGCAGCATTGGTGGCCAGTTTGATGCCCCAGTACTTGACCAGATAAGGCTCCAGAATGCCACCTTCAAGCATGTCCTTCACAGCGGGGCCTTCTCCCTAAAGACAACATCACGTCAGCCACCAGATTCAAACACGGAGACATGCAGCTCATCACAtccaaaaacaaatgcaacGCAAAACCTGAAGAGCAAAGAAAGCTACTgcttcaaaatgtaaaattatgacTAAGCCAACATTGGCTCTGAACCAGAAGCCATTTACTCTTTTGGTTAATTTTGCCTCTTTTCTATTAAGCTGACTGAAATTCATGTTGAATTAATTAAAAGGTCTAATATGTGCTGGATTTTCTAGTCAATGTATATGTTAAATAAATCATAATCAAGTCATACAAGAATTCTTTTGTACACAAACCTCAATGTCAAAGcccatgtttttgtttccctcATGATGCGCAGAGTACAGTTTAGAGATGAGCTCGCTCCCCTTCACACCAGAGTTCTCAGCCAGTGCACGTGGCAGCGCCTCAAAAGCCTCTGCATACTTTTTAATGGCATATTGCTCCAGACCAGGGCAggactgcagagaggaagaagagaaaaaaatacaaaacacgtTGTGTTTCTTCAGTTTATCAGCTGGTGATgcaggaaagacaaaaaaggatGAAACCAAGAGGAGAGACATTAGTCTGAACTTGGTCCACTTCAGCTAATGCACTCAAATCAGCATACCTCTCCATATGAGGTGATTTGTTTGGCCAGCTCAATCTCAGTGGCTCCTGCTCCAGGTACCAGTCGCTTGTCCTAGAGACAGTGAATGGCACAGAAACAATCAGTGAACAAAATAATGATATTTTCTAAGAgattctttcatttatttcttattaCCAAAGTCTAAGTATAAAAAACTGCTGTGGTTGTGCTGACTTACCCTGACCAGAACCTTGAAAGTGTTGACCCCATCATCTACAGCCCTCTCGATGTCATCCAGCAGGTTGTCAGTGGAGCCTCTGATCACCACCGTTGAGATGGCActgtcctctttctctgtttgaaaCAATCAAGACCAAACAGTACATTAAGTCTGGACACATGGAGCAAAAGaaatcagttttaaaatgaagaCTCTTCAGAATATAACAAAGTGTGATTTACCGTGTTTGAAGACAACAACCTGAGTGTCCCCAACCTCTGTCAGGtacacactgtcacagtgacCCATCTCCTCAGGAGTTGGAGCAGTCTaagagagcagaaaagcattattatacattatatacTGGTCTGTTTTGATATGGTTCAAATATCTGACTTGAACCAAACATGACTAGACTCACCATCCTGGGCAGTGCTACAGCTCCTAAAGTCTTGCATAACCTCCTGAGGTCCCACTTGGAGTTAAGCCTGATGGGCACAAAAGGAGGATTTAAGGATGGGAAGTGCACCGTGATCAAAAGTACAATACCACATAGACTCTACAGTGCCATTACACTAACAATACTGTGATCATGACATAGAATTTCTTTCAGTAATCATAAAATTACAGATTGATGTAGAATTATACCATTAGGTCACTTTGCAACAACACTGCCAATGCCATCCCTCTCCTGCCCATTAGATCCAAACTATGTGCTTTTTGAAGAAGAGATTCTGATGAATCTGGCTCTGATCACTTGATAATTAACACCCAATGGGATTATCAGAGGTCTTCTCAGTCTTACCTCACCACCATGAGGTTGTACTTGTTGGCATAGTGTAGCGCCATGTCGGCCACCTTCCCCCCAGTTACCACCACGTTGGCCCCAGACTCCTTGATGGCCTTCACCTGAGCCTCCATCATGTCCTCCTCTCCCTTACTGAAGTCCATGAGCTCTTGTGCATTATTTATCAGCACTGTGCCCTATGAGACAGAGAAGACCACAGTTAGCACCAATAACTTAAATTTCACATTGGCCCCATatcatattttcttctttttgtctaaACCCCCACAAACCCCTTCTTGCTTGTGTAACATTTTAATAACTTTGCTATTAGTTTTAGAAAAAACATCCCACTAGTGTTTTCATTCTTGTGTAAGACAGATTCAGATCATATGGTGAACATTTTATCGCAAATGTGAAACTGACCAAAATTATCGGGAAACAACATCATAAAATTTCATTGATTTCAGTTCAAGAATCAAAGACTGATAATCATTATTGTATTTGTTACCTTGGTCTCTGTCACCGTGCAGTCAAAGGGGCAGGAAAAGACTGCGACCTTTGCGTCTTTTACAGATGTGatgtctccctctgcctccttcttgAAAACCATACCATGAAGCATAGAGGATGCTGTCACACCACAGCCCTGAAACCAACACAGACAATAACTTAGAGATAgagaacacacgcacacacgcacacacacaaaatatattcGATGGACAAGGATACTTACCAAAATCTTGCATACTCTGACGCTGTCAACGTTGAAATTGCTGGACTCTGGGAAGATGGATACTGTAGCACAAACCagttagaagaagaagaagaaaaagaaagaagaagaagaaaagaaagtgaaagaaatacAAAGTTAATGCTGCCATCAAGTGAATTATCTTTGACAGTTGACAGCCCTAGTTTGGTTTAGGTAGTCTGGATTACTGACTCACCACAGGCCTCTGCAATGAGGTTGGCAAGGAAGTCTTCATTGCCATACTGTTTACTCATGACTGCTGTACGGATCAGAGATGTGGCCTCCTTAACATCATGGAGGTTCTTGGCTGAAGAACATACGCAGTCTGCCAGGATCTCTAGAGTCTTCTTACAAGCCATCTCATAGCCTTCAATCACCTGCAGCAAAGATGCATTTACATTTAGGCAGACTGCTATGAACTCTAAACAGCATTATTGAATCATATAATATTACTAAAGACCATGCTGTTTACCTCTGACACAGACAGGCCCATCCTGAGCAGCTCTTCAGCCAGCTCCAGCAGAGCTCCAGCAAACACCAGGACAAAGTTTGTGCCGTCTCCGACCTCCTGCTCTTGCATGTGGGATGCCATCACAATCATTTTGGCTGCTGGATGCTGCACCTGTAAACCAATCAACAAGAAAACAGTTAAATTCCCTCATGTATCTCTCATTCAATTATGCACTATATTGCAGAAAAATTTCCCTCACCTCAAGCTCTCTGAGAATCGTTGCGGCGTCATTGGTGACAAACAGCTTTTCCAAATGGTTGATTACCATTTTGTTCATACCTGAAAGATGACAATGCCACAGATTAGCCATAGCTGATTTTGCCATCTCTCCAACTTAAATTTTAACTGGTCAAACCACAAATACTTAATGCAAATATATATCTTACAGCTGGGGGAAGGTGCTTACCATTTGGCCCATAGGCGGTACGTGTGGTCTGAGCAAGCTCCTTGCAAGCTTTGATGTTACGAAAAACTGCCTCTTCAAGCCCTGAATAGTGCTGCACcagacaacaaaataataactcagcattacatttcatcagtgtccaTGTCAGACAAATACTTATTGGTATTCAACTTGATAACCAGAGGAAAGCAAATCAATCAAAAGATTTTAATGGATTTGTCAGGGAATGAGTGTGGACAATTAACTAACGAAACCACCTGCTAAACAGGGACAGATGTAAGATGAGCTGAAAGCCTGTAAGCTATCccaaaacaggaagcatcagcatcTGTGAGGTGAGGAGACAATCAAAGCCTCAACTCTGACAGCTAGCTTAACGCTAACTGGGTGTGACTGCTGTCTCACAGTCAGTTATCACTGCCTTACATACACAGCATGTTTAAATGTTAGAGAGCACAGTTACAGGCGCAGAAACCAGCCTTTAGTCCATGCTAACATCCACGGGTCCAGTAACACCGAGCGGCCTGGCTGCCTTCTAGAACTCTCCCACATGACTGCGAATGAACGTGCTAGCGCTAGCTAGCATGCTAGCTCAAAATCATTCACTCAAAGCTAACTAAATACTCCAACGCGTTGTTTTAACCTCACCTTGGCGCCGTCTTTCAACATTTGGGCAAAGCCCGGAGCTTTGGGAACGTGAAGGGCCATTTTCCGATGTTTAGCAGCCCCGGGATCTTAGAGAAGGTAGCCGCGGCGTGGGTTCAGCTCGGGGTACAAAGCCGGAGAGACCGAGGAGGAGCGATTTCAGCGAGGCGTGTGACTGATGCCGGCTAACAATAAGGGACAAACTGAGCGACTCGCGTTTCACCTGCTGTGACCATGACACACCACGTGAGGGCACTGTTGTCTCAATAGGTCATTTCTAAATGTGCCAGTAATTCAAAAGGTATCCAGATCATTTACTTACAAGTCAGTGCAGTTATACTACATTGTAAAATGTTCATTACAGGAAATAAGtattattttacaaaatgcAACAAGTTAAAGTATAAAATGTTAAAGTACTCATTGTGTGGAATGGAAATTAGTCATACTGTTAGAAAATATGTATCACTGGATGATAATTGAGGTCAAGACTGGATTACCAACTAGGCAGAGCTGACAAACTGCCCAGGCCCCACATTTCATTTGGGTCTACATAATTGGATTAATTGCAGACTTCTTAGAAATGTGCACCACTGCAGAACAATGTGAAGTATGTCAGGTCTTTCATTCTCCGTCCTGTGGCCCTGGTCTTGTAGAGGGTAACCCATGTCAAAATCTAGTTTTGAAATTGTAACTGTTTGGGTTTATATGGTGGTCATTTGTTGTAAAGAGGTGTATTATCAagttgctttctttttttcatgtcaataaacacaaacacacagaaaacaacaggcaAGGTAGTGTTATTCCATCATAGGAGAACTGAAAAGCTGCAACCACCGATTATTTTCTTTAAGAACCTTTGATTGTTTAGTTCATAAAATGTctgataaattaaaaatgtctaTCATTATTCCCCAATTCCCAGTGTTAGCAGTACTGTTGATAATTAactgtttgtgcttttaaaaaagtattaCAAGAACATTGACTTTCACCATTTTGAAGCAATGTAGGTATTTTAGCAAGAGTGAAACGAGCAGTCATGTTGAAAGGAAGGTGTTATTTTGTGTTACCAACAGCCCCGATTACCTG
This genomic stretch from Toxotes jaculatrix isolate fToxJac2 chromosome 12, fToxJac2.pri, whole genome shotgun sequence harbors:
- the cct8 gene encoding T-complex protein 1 subunit theta isoform X1, encoding MALHVPKAPGFAQMLKDGAKHYSGLEEAVFRNIKACKELAQTTRTAYGPNGMNKMVINHLEKLFVTNDAATILRELEVQHPAAKMIVMASHMQEQEVGDGTNFVLVFAGALLELAEELLRMGLSVSEVIEGYEMACKKTLEILADCVCSSAKNLHDVKEATSLIRTAVMSKQYGNEDFLANLIAEACVSIFPESSNFNVDSVRVCKILGCGVTASSMLHGMVFKKEAEGDITSVKDAKVAVFSCPFDCTVTETKGTVLINNAQELMDFSKGEEDMMEAQVKAIKESGANVVVTGGKVADMALHYANKYNLMVVRLNSKWDLRRLCKTLGAVALPRMTAPTPEEMGHCDSVYLTEVGDTQVVVFKHEKEDSAISTVVIRGSTDNLLDDIERAVDDGVNTFKVLVRDKRLVPGAGATEIELAKQITSYGESCPGLEQYAIKKYAEAFEALPRALAENSGVKGSELISKLYSAHHEGNKNMGFDIEGEGPAVKDMLEGGILEPYLVKYWGIKLATNAAITVLRVDQIIMAKAAGGPRAPKQRGHWDKDGWEEEPDNFETHH
- the cct8 gene encoding T-complex protein 1 subunit theta isoform X2, with amino-acid sequence MALHVPKAPGFAQMLKDGAKHYSGLEEAVFRNIKACKELAQTTRTAYGPNGMNKMVINHLEKLFVTNDAATILRELEVQHPAAKMIVMASHMQEQEVGDGTNFVLVFAGALLELAEELLRMGLSVSEVIEGYEMACKKTLEILADCVCSSAKNLHDVKEATSLIRTAVMSKQYGNEDFLANLIAEACVSIFPESSNFNVDSVRVCKILGCGVTASSMLHGMVFKKEAEGDITSVKDAKVAVFSCPFDCTVTETKGTVLINNAQELMDFSKGEEDMMEAQVKAIKESGANVVVTGGKVADMALHYANKYNLMVVRLNSKWDLRRLCKTLGAVALPRMTAPTPEEMGHCDSVYLTEVGDTQVVVFKHEKEDSAISTVVIRGSTDNLLDDIERAVDDGVNTFKVLVRDKRLVPGAGATEIELAKQITSYGESCPGLEQYAIKKYAEAFEALPRALAENSGVKGSELISKLYSAHHEGNKNMGFDIEGEGPAVKDMLEGGILEPYLVKYWGIKLATNAAITVLRVDQIIMAKPAGGPKAPQGKKDFDEDD